The following are from one region of the Amedibacterium intestinale genome:
- the mnmA gene encoding tRNA 2-thiouridine(34) synthase MnmA produces the protein MKKKVLVGLSGGVDSAVAAHILKEQGYDVTCAFMRNWDSFANNDILGNPTIQDDVCPQEQDYADAKAVADKLGLPLLRVDFVKEYWDNVFTYFLEEYKKGRTPNPDILCNKYIKFDAFMKYANKLGFDTVATGHYARVDKGGAYTKMLRGVDSNKDQTYFLCQISSDALSNTLFPIGDLEKKEVRRIAEELELESVMKKKDSTGICFIGERNFKEFLQNYLPSKDGKIVDIETLDVVGDHIGVLYYTIGQRKGLGIGGNKGPWFVVGKDVEKNILYVANGDESNWLHTTSCIVSGVNWLRPEKLSEEYHCTAKFRYRQKDNDVIIRFIDEKTVLVSYPQSVSSVTCGQEAVFYDGEECLGGGVIEEVFIQGESLQNRIKRRTSYGK, from the coding sequence ATGAAGAAAAAAGTTTTAGTAGGTTTATCAGGTGGAGTTGATTCTGCTGTTGCTGCACACATTTTAAAGGAACAAGGTTATGATGTGACATGTGCGTTTATGCGAAATTGGGATTCTTTTGCTAATAACGATATTTTGGGAAATCCAACTATACAGGATGATGTATGTCCACAAGAGCAGGACTATGCGGATGCAAAAGCTGTTGCAGATAAATTAGGATTACCTTTATTGCGCGTGGATTTTGTGAAAGAATATTGGGATAATGTGTTTACCTACTTTTTAGAGGAGTATAAAAAGGGTCGAACGCCTAATCCAGACATTTTATGTAATAAATATATTAAATTTGATGCATTTATGAAATATGCAAATAAGTTAGGGTTTGACACTGTTGCGACAGGACATTATGCTCGCGTTGATAAAGGTGGCGCCTATACAAAAATGTTAAGAGGTGTAGATTCAAACAAAGATCAAACTTATTTTTTATGTCAGATATCTTCTGATGCATTATCAAACACATTATTTCCTATAGGGGATTTAGAAAAAAAAGAGGTACGACGCATAGCTGAAGAATTAGAACTTGAAAGTGTTATGAAAAAGAAAGATTCTACAGGAATTTGCTTTATTGGCGAAAGAAATTTTAAAGAATTTTTACAAAATTATCTTCCAAGTAAAGATGGAAAAATTGTTGATATAGAAACATTAGATGTTGTTGGTGATCATATCGGTGTTTTATATTATACGATTGGACAAAGAAAAGGCTTAGGAATTGGCGGAAATAAAGGTCCTTGGTTTGTTGTAGGTAAAGACGTTGAGAAAAATATTCTTTATGTTGCTAATGGTGATGAAAGCAATTGGCTACACACAACAAGTTGCATTGTATCTGGTGTAAACTGGCTTCGTCCAGAAAAGCTTAGTGAAGAATATCACTGTACTGCTAAATTTCGATATCGTCAAAAAGATAATGATGTAATTATACGTTTTATTGATGAAAAAACCGTTCTTGTTTCTTATCCACAAAGCGTATCCAGTGTTACCTGTGGGCAGGAAGCAGTATTCTATGATGGAGAGGAGTGTCTTGGAGGAGGCGTCATTGAAGAGGTGTTTATCCAGGGAGAAAGTTTACAGAATCGCATAAAACGGAGAACATCATATGGAAAATAG
- a CDS encoding CPBP family intramembrane glutamic endopeptidase yields the protein MENRFQWKCANKFSLLFLIVVYFFGYMFLVPVLARNLTLFLNPNAIVMSIPILTILYAIILVLSVLITRPLWQEAWDSFKQNIVRNLFEIITMTFFVLALNFALSMIVSLISGTPESVNQENIKVNTTIAPIFMLFSSVIFAPIVEESVFRGGIFSYCRKYMGFVPSAIISGFFFGCIHVMGSFITFQFTDLVYLVVYGGLGFFFCYCYEKKNSIVSSAGVHALNNLISFMLLGV from the coding sequence ATGGAAAATAGATTTCAATGGAAATGTGCGAATAAGTTCTCTTTGTTGTTTTTGATAGTTGTTTATTTTTTTGGATATATGTTTTTAGTTCCAGTTCTTGCAAGAAATTTGACTTTATTCTTAAATCCGAATGCTATTGTCATGAGTATACCAATTCTTACTATTCTATATGCAATTATTTTAGTTTTATCAGTTTTAATAACGAGGCCTTTGTGGCAAGAAGCATGGGATAGTTTTAAACAAAACATAGTTAGGAATCTTTTTGAAATTATAACAATGACTTTCTTTGTACTGGCACTTAATTTTGCTTTAAGTATGATTGTTTCTCTTATTTCTGGAACGCCAGAAAGTGTAAACCAAGAAAATATAAAGGTAAATACTACAATAGCTCCAATATTTATGTTATTCTCTTCTGTGATTTTTGCACCTATCGTAGAAGAAAGTGTTTTTCGTGGAGGAATTTTTTCATACTGTAGAAAATATATGGGATTTGTTCCTTCGGCAATTATTAGCGGATTCTTCTTTGGATGTATTCATGTGATGGGTTCTTTTATAACATTTCAATTTACAGATTTAGTTTATCTTGTGGTTTATGGTGGGTTAGGATTCTTTTTCTGTTATTGTTATGAAAAGAAAAATAGTATTGTTTCTTCTGCAGGAGTACATGCTTTAAATAATTTGATTTCTTTTATGCTTTTGGGGGTCTGA